In Dehalococcoidia bacterium, a single window of DNA contains:
- a CDS encoding slipin family protein, producing MLLIPPWGFIVWFYSVKIVSEYERGVIFRLGRLVGAKGPGLFVILPIVDRMVKVDLRTVTMDVPSQECITRDNVTVKVNAVIYFRVTDPEDSVVAVLDHFRATSQISQTTLRSVLGQSNLDDLLSEREQINAQLQQIIDEQTEPWGVKVSTVEVKDVELPQSMQRAMARQAEAERERRAKIIHAEGELQASERLAEAGRIMAAEPATMQLRFLQTLSEVAAEKNSTIVFPVPIDLLNLVINTSRANDGGGDGGRPRVRVGGGGGESRPESEPPSREGTVS from the coding sequence CTGCTCCTGATTCCACCGTGGGGGTTCATCGTCTGGTTCTACTCCGTGAAGATCGTGTCGGAGTACGAACGAGGCGTGATCTTCCGGCTCGGCCGGCTCGTCGGCGCGAAGGGGCCGGGACTATTCGTGATCCTGCCGATCGTCGACCGCATGGTGAAGGTCGACCTGCGCACGGTGACGATGGACGTGCCAAGCCAGGAGTGCATCACGCGCGACAACGTGACCGTGAAGGTCAACGCCGTGATCTACTTCCGCGTCACCGATCCCGAGGACTCGGTCGTGGCCGTGCTGGACCATTTCCGCGCGACGTCCCAGATCTCGCAGACGACGCTGCGGAGCGTGCTCGGCCAGTCGAACCTGGACGATCTGCTCTCGGAACGCGAGCAGATCAACGCGCAGCTTCAGCAGATCATCGACGAGCAGACCGAGCCGTGGGGCGTCAAGGTCTCGACCGTCGAAGTGAAGGACGTGGAGCTGCCGCAGAGCATGCAGCGGGCGATGGCGCGCCAGGCCGAAGCCGAGCGCGAGCGTCGCGCCAAGATCATCCACGCCGAGGGCGAGCTGCAGGCGTCCGAGCGTCTCGCCGAGGCGGGTCGCATCATGGCGGCGGAACCGGCGACGATGCAGCTTCGCTTCCTGCAGACGCTATCGGAGGTGGCGGCCGAGAAGAACAGCACGATCGTGTTCCCGGTGCCGATCGATCTCCTGAACCTGGTGATCAACACTAGTCGCGCGAACGACGGCGGCGGCGACGGCGGCCGGCCGCGCGTCCGCGTCGGTGGCGGCGGCGGCGAGAGCCGTCCGGAGAGCGAGCCGCCGAGCCGCGAAGGTACGGTCAGTTAG
- a CDS encoding SRPBCC family protein: protein MARLDVRTFIAAAPEVVWDVVTDLERQRDWMVDLRALEIVSEAKIGAGVVMHVTSELFGMPVVKDVMTITAWEPPHRMDVSHSGQFSGTGAFILERIDNGTIFTWIEEFAPPLGPLGEAGFALVVRPHMARVFRRSLANVKRIAEERAGGAGASSP, encoded by the coding sequence ATGGCACGGCTTGACGTCCGCACGTTCATCGCCGCCGCGCCCGAGGTGGTGTGGGACGTCGTCACCGACCTGGAGCGCCAGCGCGACTGGATGGTCGACCTGCGCGCGCTGGAGATCGTCTCGGAGGCGAAGATCGGCGCCGGCGTCGTGATGCACGTGACGAGCGAGTTGTTCGGCATGCCCGTCGTGAAGGACGTGATGACGATCACGGCGTGGGAGCCGCCGCACCGCATGGACGTATCGCACAGCGGCCAGTTCTCCGGCACCGGCGCGTTCATCCTCGAACGGATCGACAACGGCACGATCTTCACCTGGATCGAGGAGTTCGCGCCGCCGCTCGGGCCGCTCGGCGAAGCCGGATTCGCGCTCGTCGTGCGGCCGCACATGGCGCGCGTCTTCCGGCGGTCGCTGGCCAACGTCAAGCGCATCGCGGAAGAGCGCGCGGGCGGCGCAGGGGCGTCATCGCCGTAG
- a CDS encoding biotin--[acetyl-CoA-carboxylase] ligase produces the protein MTHPPFDVTRFHDLLRTEAFGRNLIFEPVVGSTMDLARAAAHHNAVEGTVAVADEQTAGRGRMGRSWVTPPAANLTFTLLLRPPAPVLRQVAMIAPLAVADAVEETDVRAAIKWPNDVQVSGRKIAGILIESEIDDGGASAVLAGIGLNVNFDPRAHEDIRDIATSLAVELGRTVEREPLLASMLLHFERLYNEAKAGASPRDAWRARLVTLGQQVQATMPGRIVEGLAEDVDEHGALIVRTSDNQLVMVEAGDVTLRR, from the coding sequence ATGACCCACCCGCCGTTCGACGTGACGCGCTTCCACGACCTCCTCCGCACCGAAGCCTTCGGCCGCAACCTGATTTTCGAGCCCGTCGTCGGCTCGACGATGGACCTCGCCCGCGCCGCCGCCCATCACAACGCCGTCGAAGGCACCGTCGCCGTCGCCGACGAGCAGACCGCCGGGCGCGGACGCATGGGACGCTCGTGGGTGACGCCGCCGGCCGCTAACCTGACGTTCACGCTGCTCCTGCGGCCGCCCGCGCCCGTCCTCCGCCAGGTCGCGATGATTGCGCCGCTCGCCGTCGCCGATGCCGTGGAAGAGACCGACGTCCGCGCGGCCATCAAGTGGCCCAACGACGTGCAAGTCTCCGGCAGGAAGATCGCCGGCATCCTCATCGAGTCGGAGATCGACGACGGCGGCGCCAGCGCGGTGCTCGCCGGCATCGGCCTCAACGTGAACTTCGACCCTCGCGCCCACGAAGACATCCGCGACATCGCCACGAGTCTCGCGGTCGAGCTTGGCCGCACGGTCGAGCGCGAGCCGCTGCTGGCATCGATGCTGCTCCATTTCGAGCGGCTCTACAACGAAGCGAAGGCCGGCGCTTCGCCGCGCGACGCGTGGCGAGCGCGCCTTGTGACGCTCGGCCAGCAGGTGCAGGCGACGATGCCCGGCCGCATCGTCGAAGGCCTTGCGGAAGACGTCGACGAGCACGGCGCGCTGATCGTGCGCACCTCGGACAATCAACTCGTCATGGTAGAGGCCGGCGATGTCACCCTACGGCGATGA
- a CDS encoding Z1 domain-containing protein — MTRVKKRGEQIDKIHAAVEEVIVNLPAATPGSLVVYGDPQSGKTEMMICLTARLLDKGHKTIVHLMNDSVDLLMQSLDRFKLAGLAPAPRNAADLANSPLVPGHSAVVFCKKNPKDLEKLIGQLKHCRPVVIIDDEADYATPNAKINKNEKTRINSLVGDLLGTDGRYIGVTATPARLNLNNTFDNKAETWVNFGPHDAYTGQDTFFPATTAAAYRLMLIKGIGTANDARRALARFLVTVAYLNILAMRKGDDEGNYSFLVHTSGKTDDHAADRKNVEAPMQALISGKGPAFHAFVKVIYDQATALYPMANPEKLTSYVLSNASRSSFVVLNSKRDRASAGDKPTLPTCPFTVIIGGNIVSRGVTFPNLLAMFFTRDVQARLQQDTYIQRARMFGARGEYLEHFELTIPERLYGDWHRCFVFHRLALQSIKNNKVSPVWIGDARISIAASSSIDRGTVDPNKGEMSFQIFVCPDLAKLDQIVGIDPTNLETLRRLAREVGEGLPPFLIEYLKAALKVAPGALAIHTSSSIEGYKAGADQRAISRTKGFFGNPQLEPAKFPNAIHHVKIFHNGKGKARLFYKNLGGVQFVQNLKG; from the coding sequence TTGACGCGCGTTAAGAAGCGGGGCGAGCAAATCGATAAGATTCACGCCGCGGTCGAGGAGGTCATCGTAAACCTCCCAGCTGCCACCCCCGGATCGTTAGTTGTGTATGGGGACCCCCAGAGTGGCAAGACGGAGATGATGATTTGCCTGACTGCTCGGCTTCTTGACAAAGGGCATAAAACGATCGTTCACCTCATGAATGACAGCGTCGATCTCCTCATGCAGAGCCTCGATCGATTCAAGTTGGCCGGACTTGCTCCAGCTCCCCGTAATGCGGCCGACCTCGCGAACTCGCCATTGGTACCGGGTCACAGCGCTGTTGTGTTCTGCAAGAAGAATCCGAAAGATCTGGAGAAGTTGATTGGACAACTCAAGCATTGTCGTCCTGTGGTGATCATCGATGACGAGGCGGACTATGCAACGCCCAACGCCAAGATCAACAAGAACGAGAAGACGCGTATCAACAGCTTAGTTGGGGACTTACTGGGAACGGACGGCAGATATATTGGCGTTACAGCGACACCCGCTCGGCTTAATCTGAATAACACCTTTGACAACAAGGCGGAAACGTGGGTCAACTTTGGACCGCACGATGCCTACACCGGACAAGATACGTTCTTCCCGGCGACAACCGCGGCGGCGTACCGCCTAATGCTGATCAAAGGGATTGGAACCGCGAATGACGCCCGGCGAGCTCTTGCCAGATTCCTTGTCACAGTCGCGTATCTCAATATCTTGGCTATGCGGAAAGGCGATGACGAGGGAAATTACAGCTTTCTCGTCCATACCAGCGGCAAGACGGACGATCACGCCGCCGACAGGAAGAACGTTGAAGCGCCGATGCAGGCTCTCATCAGCGGAAAGGGTCCTGCTTTCCACGCCTTCGTGAAGGTGATTTACGACCAGGCGACGGCGTTATACCCAATGGCTAACCCCGAGAAGCTGACCAGCTACGTCCTCTCCAACGCATCGCGCAGTTCATTCGTGGTCCTGAATAGCAAGCGAGATCGAGCCTCTGCCGGGGACAAACCAACCCTGCCAACCTGCCCGTTCACGGTGATTATAGGAGGAAACATCGTTTCTCGAGGAGTCACTTTCCCGAACCTCTTGGCCATGTTCTTCACACGTGACGTCCAAGCCAGACTCCAGCAAGACACGTACATCCAGCGCGCAAGAATGTTTGGGGCGAGAGGCGAATACTTGGAGCACTTTGAGCTCACGATCCCCGAACGCCTTTACGGCGACTGGCACCGCTGCTTCGTATTTCATCGGCTCGCACTTCAATCGATCAAGAACAATAAGGTCTCGCCCGTCTGGATAGGCGATGCCAGGATCTCAATCGCGGCCTCGTCTAGCATCGATCGCGGAACGGTGGACCCTAACAAGGGCGAGATGTCCTTTCAGATCTTCGTCTGTCCCGATCTTGCGAAGTTGGACCAGATCGTCGGGATCGATCCGACGAATCTCGAGACGCTTCGCCGTTTGGCTAGGGAAGTGGGCGAAGGCTTGCCGCCCTTCCTGATCGAGTATCTAAAGGCTGCTCTCAAGGTCGCGCCGGGCGCTTTGGCGATACACACGTCTAGTTCTATCGAAGGCTACAAGGCCGGAGCTGACCAACGGGCCATATCCCGAACGAAAGGATTCTTTGGGAACCCTCAACTAGAGCCGGCGAAGTTTCCTAATGCGATTCACCACGTAAAGATCTTTCACAACGGCAAAGGCAAGGCGCGCCTTTTCTATAAGAACCTAGGAGGTGTGCAGTTCGTTCAGAATCTCAAAGGATGA
- a CDS encoding acetate--CoA ligase family protein, which yields MAGSSIVEKARAEGRTLLTEIEAKQMLEEAGVPVSPARLATTRDEAMAVARELGFPVVLKIVSPQITHKSDVGGVALGLTSAAEAGEAFDRVVASTKQHVPDATIEGVAVQRMERQGTEVIVGVTRDPQFGPVLMFGLGGVLVEVLKDVAFRVIPINERDARQVIHEIKGYPLLEGYRGSEAADIGKLQELLLQVSSFVEAHPEIAELDLNPVFAYADGAIAVDARIVIDETTDN from the coding sequence ATGGCGGGAAGTTCTATCGTGGAGAAGGCGCGGGCCGAAGGGCGCACGCTGCTGACGGAGATCGAGGCGAAGCAGATGCTCGAAGAGGCGGGGGTGCCGGTGTCGCCGGCGCGGCTCGCCACGACGCGCGACGAGGCGATGGCCGTCGCGCGGGAGCTGGGCTTTCCGGTCGTGCTGAAGATCGTGTCGCCGCAGATCACGCACAAGAGCGACGTCGGCGGCGTGGCGCTCGGGCTGACGTCGGCGGCGGAGGCGGGCGAGGCGTTCGACCGCGTGGTGGCATCGACGAAGCAGCACGTGCCGGACGCGACGATCGAGGGCGTGGCGGTGCAGCGGATGGAGCGCCAGGGCACGGAAGTGATCGTCGGCGTGACGAGGGACCCGCAGTTCGGGCCGGTGCTGATGTTCGGGCTCGGCGGCGTGCTCGTCGAGGTGCTGAAAGACGTCGCGTTCCGCGTCATCCCGATCAACGAGCGCGACGCGCGGCAGGTGATCCACGAAATCAAGGGCTACCCGCTGCTCGAAGGCTATCGCGGCAGCGAAGCGGCGGACATCGGCAAGCTGCAGGAATTGTTGCTGCAGGTATCGTCGTTCGTCGAGGCGCATCCGGAGATCGCGGAGTTGGACCTGAATCCCGTGTTCGCGTACGCGGACGGGGCGATCGCGGTGGATGCGCGGATCGTGATTGACGAGACAACAGACAACTGA
- a CDS encoding CoA-binding protein: MTQSFDLKRALNPKTVVVVGSKRADGYMWLRNYAPFGENGGALYSVQIDPNEIPGIEEMGVKNFTSLMDVPGDVDYVMLAVPRPVAPRVMADCAKKGVGAAALFTSGFAETGEEEGIKLQAQLLQIAREGYIALIGPNCMGLYNRKLGIRQSGEQGAGEAGDAGFISQSGTHAINFGLVGEAHGVRVSTSISIGNAIVLDVPDYLDYLADDVDTKVIAMYVEGFKDGPRFVQSLKRATAKKPVVVWKGGVTDAGARATMSHTGSLAASNAVFSAIVRQAGAIAADSLEDTIDVVKALLYTKPATGRRMGLMAMTGGQSVVITDAFVNAGLEVPRLSDASYEQLASFFNIIGGSYQNPLDMGGTIGFGGAPGNLQKLLDILDADPNVDAMAMEMASGFLARMWRANPASLDSMLDTLTAHRDRSSKPFLVILQPQHVEDIVREARLRVQERGLAVFASFERAAHALRRAVEYRRFAAGMD, from the coding sequence ATGACTCAATCCTTCGATCTCAAGCGCGCATTGAACCCGAAGACCGTCGTCGTTGTCGGGTCGAAGCGCGCTGACGGGTATATGTGGCTGCGCAACTACGCGCCGTTCGGCGAGAACGGCGGCGCCCTGTACTCGGTGCAGATCGACCCGAACGAGATCCCCGGCATCGAAGAGATGGGCGTGAAGAACTTCACGTCGCTGATGGACGTGCCGGGCGACGTCGACTACGTGATGCTCGCGGTGCCGCGGCCGGTGGCGCCGCGTGTCATGGCGGACTGCGCGAAGAAGGGCGTGGGGGCCGCTGCGCTGTTCACGTCGGGGTTCGCGGAGACCGGCGAAGAAGAGGGCATCAAGCTGCAAGCGCAACTGTTGCAGATCGCGCGCGAGGGCTACATCGCGCTGATCGGGCCGAACTGCATGGGCCTGTACAACCGCAAGCTGGGCATCCGGCAGAGCGGCGAGCAGGGCGCGGGCGAGGCGGGCGACGCCGGCTTCATCTCGCAGAGCGGGACGCACGCGATCAACTTCGGGCTCGTCGGCGAGGCGCACGGCGTGCGCGTCAGCACGTCGATCAGCATCGGCAACGCAATCGTGCTCGATGTGCCCGACTATCTCGACTACCTAGCCGACGACGTCGACACGAAAGTGATCGCGATGTACGTCGAGGGGTTCAAGGACGGCCCGCGCTTCGTGCAGTCGCTCAAGCGCGCGACGGCGAAGAAGCCTGTGGTCGTCTGGAAGGGCGGCGTGACCGACGCGGGCGCGCGCGCGACGATGTCGCACACGGGATCGCTGGCGGCGTCGAACGCCGTGTTCAGCGCGATCGTCAGGCAGGCGGGCGCGATCGCCGCCGACAGCCTCGAAGACACGATCGACGTCGTAAAGGCGCTGCTGTACACGAAGCCGGCGACGGGGCGGCGCATGGGGCTGATGGCGATGACGGGCGGCCAGTCAGTGGTGATCACCGACGCGTTCGTGAACGCGGGGCTCGAAGTGCCGCGGCTGTCCGACGCTTCGTACGAGCAGCTTGCGTCGTTCTTCAACATCATCGGCGGCAGCTACCAGAACCCGCTCGACATGGGCGGCACGATCGGTTTCGGCGGCGCGCCGGGAAACTTGCAGAAGCTGCTCGACATCCTCGACGCCGACCCGAACGTCGACGCGATGGCGATGGAGATGGCGTCTGGCTTCCTGGCGCGGATGTGGCGCGCGAACCCGGCGAGCCTCGACAGCATGCTCGACACGCTGACGGCGCATCGCGACCGCTCGTCGAAGCCGTTCCTGGTGATCTTGCAGCCGCAGCACGTCGAGGACATCGTGCGGGAGGCGCGGCTGCGCGTGCAGGAGCGCGGGCTGGCGGTGTTCGCGTCGTTCGAGCGCGCGGCACACGCGCTGCGGAGGGCTGTGGAGTACCGGCGGTTCGCGGCGGGGATGGATTAA